In Triticum urartu cultivar G1812 chromosome 6, Tu2.1, whole genome shotgun sequence, the following proteins share a genomic window:
- the LOC125516908 gene encoding dehydration-responsive element-binding protein 2C-like, whose amino-acid sequence MPPRRRGSSGYRGVRERPNGWYSAEIRSGDVRLGLGSFRSAYEAARAYDAAAWRLDRPRTQMNFRDVFTREQAQRVAPPLRLITDMDRADHARRCRRLLIAEEDERAMTEWRRRHPEDVADERAYWAERTARRRAERSDRRRRKALANAQCDIVSAGGRSIFMSDDERWDDIWLDTSDNTDEDDDGDDGGSDLE is encoded by the coding sequence ATGCCGCCGCGCCGCCGGGGTTCGTCGGGCTACCGCGGCGTCCGCGAGCGCCCCAACGGCTGGTACTCCGCCGAGATCCGGTCCGGCGACGTCCGGCTCGGCCTCGGGTCGTTCCGGAGCGCGTACGAGGCGGCCCGCGCGtacgacgcggcggcgtggcggtTGGATAGGCCCCGGACGCAGATGAACTTCCGGGACGTCTTCACGCGCGAGCAGGCGCAGCGCGTCGCCCCTCCGCTGCGTCTCATCACCGACATGGACCGTGCCGACCACGCTCGGCGCTGTCGCCGCCTCCTCATCGCCGAGGAGGACGAGCGAGCCATGACGGAGTGGCGCCGTCGCCACCCGGAAGACGTCGCCGACGAGCGTGCCTATTGGGCGGAGAGGACGGCAAGGCGCCGCGCGGAGCGGTCGGACCGGCGTCGGCGGAAGGCATTGGCGAATGCGCAGTGCGACATCGTTTCAGCAGGTGGGAGGTCGATCTTCATGTCAGACGATGAACGTTGGGACGACATTTGGCTCGATACCTCAGACAACACCGACgaggatgatgatggtgatgatggtggtAGCGATTTGGAGTAG